A portion of the Bifidobacterium bifidum ATCC 29521 = JCM 1255 = DSM 20456 genome contains these proteins:
- the hisI gene encoding phosphoribosyl-AMP cyclohydrolase — MTDTQSTIDYDNTDELDPRIAARLKRDARGLVAAVIQQYDTHEVLMVGYMNDEALRRTLTTGRVTFWSRSRQEYWRKGDTSGHVQYVKSLALDCDGDAILVQVDQVGAACHTGKRSCFEEGGPLPVVVGDRTAEQENA; from the coding sequence ATGACAGATACGCAATCCACCATCGACTATGACAACACCGACGAACTCGACCCGCGCATCGCTGCGCGGCTCAAGCGTGACGCGCGCGGGCTGGTCGCCGCAGTCATCCAGCAGTATGACACGCACGAGGTGCTGATGGTCGGCTACATGAACGACGAGGCGCTGCGGCGCACGTTGACGACCGGTCGCGTGACGTTCTGGTCTCGCTCCCGTCAGGAATACTGGCGTAAGGGGGACACGTCCGGCCATGTGCAGTATGTGAAGTCCCTGGCGCTGGATTGTGATGGCGATGCGATTCTGGTTCAGGTCGACCAGGTGGGTGCCGCCTGCCATACCGGCAAGCGCTCGTGCTTCGAGGAGGGCGGCCCGTTGCCGGTCGTCGTCGGGGACCGTACCGCGGAACAGGAGAATGCGTGA
- a CDS encoding ROK family protein: MTSYANTISFPLHTPGRTTKASPADVRRNNRSLVFGLLFPNGQLSRADLGRQTGLSRVAISGVANSMLDEGLICESGFDVNASGKGKRGTLLSIDTSRLHIISVDLSQEHLVQGAVTDLLGTPQQRMEMALGPDNDINADMIVQLVDQLRTDIDADTIIGIGIAATGVVEDGVIRESTVLGWRDLDLRGMLERRFGFPVTISNDVVCSMLAERFFGHGDKSMLFIKIDRGIGAATLIDDVTVIGQNHAGGEIGHISLDPESGVLCPCGKRGCLETMVTSPVIRERIRRASTPEEQLDIIRSCGEQLAAALAMPIGLLDINDICVYGPPDIVNAAFLEATQRRVDMVSSSKFHKHTSVRRCQVGSDIALRGSAIDVVHHYIENGH, from the coding sequence ATGACTTCGTACGCCAACACCATCTCGTTCCCCCTGCACACGCCCGGCAGGACGACGAAGGCAAGTCCCGCCGACGTGCGCCGCAACAACCGTTCCCTGGTGTTCGGGCTGCTGTTCCCGAACGGGCAACTATCCCGCGCCGACCTCGGGCGGCAGACCGGACTCTCGCGCGTGGCGATATCGGGAGTCGCCAACAGCATGCTCGACGAAGGGCTGATCTGCGAGAGCGGTTTCGACGTCAACGCCTCCGGCAAGGGCAAGCGCGGCACGCTGCTGAGCATCGACACGTCGCGTCTGCACATCATCAGCGTCGACCTGTCCCAGGAGCATCTGGTGCAGGGAGCCGTGACCGACCTGCTGGGCACGCCACAGCAGCGCATGGAAATGGCGCTCGGACCGGATAACGACATCAACGCGGACATGATCGTGCAGCTGGTCGACCAGCTGCGCACCGACATCGACGCCGACACGATCATCGGCATCGGCATAGCGGCGACTGGTGTCGTCGAGGACGGTGTCATTCGCGAATCGACGGTGTTGGGATGGCGGGACCTTGATCTGAGAGGCATGCTGGAACGTCGTTTCGGATTCCCCGTCACCATCAGCAACGACGTCGTCTGCTCCATGCTCGCGGAGCGATTCTTCGGGCATGGTGACAAGAGCATGCTGTTCATCAAGATCGACCGTGGCATCGGTGCCGCGACGCTGATCGACGATGTGACGGTGATCGGGCAGAACCATGCCGGAGGCGAGATCGGGCATATCTCCCTCGACCCGGAGTCGGGGGTGTTGTGTCCGTGCGGCAAACGCGGGTGCCTGGAGACGATGGTCACATCGCCGGTGATTCGCGAGCGGATTCGCCGCGCGTCGACGCCCGAGGAGCAGCTGGACATCATCCGATCCTGCGGCGAGCAGCTCGCCGCGGCGCTCGCCATGCCAATCGGCCTGCTCGACATCAACGACATATGCGTGTATGGCCCGCCGGACATCGTGAACGCGGCGTTCCTGGAGGCGACGCAGCGCCGTGTGGACATGGTGTCGTCGTCGAAGTTCCACAAGCATACCTCCGTGCGACGGTGCCAGGTGGGTTCGGATATCGCGCTGCGCGGATCCGCCATCGACGTGGTTCATCATTACATCGAGAACGGTCACTGA
- a CDS encoding phosphotransferase enzyme family protein, whose translation MTDIDPKLAAIVDQFAIDGDVKGITAYGDGHINVTFLINTDQHRYILQKMNTDIFPDTVHLMRNIELVTAYLRSKNQETLDIVPTKDGASYIENEEVDGAWRIYKFIEGTISYNLVPNADVFRESGAAFGEFQNFLAGFDASQLTETIAHFHDTPSRFRDFKAALEADKMGRAETCKPEVDFFLAHEDQYSRIMDGLADGSVPLRVTHNDTKLNNILMDAKTGKARAIIDLDTIMPGSMLFDFGDSIRFGASTALEDEKDLDKVHFSTELFRAYAEGFVGKVRDSITDKEAELLAFAGNMMTMECGMRFLADYLAGDTYFATKYPDHNLVRARTQIKLVQEMEQKADEIRAIVDDVMERTAR comes from the coding sequence ATGACTGACATTGATCCGAAACTGGCGGCCATCGTCGATCAGTTCGCCATCGACGGCGACGTCAAGGGCATCACCGCATACGGTGACGGCCACATCAACGTCACCTTCCTGATCAACACGGATCAGCACCGGTACATCCTGCAGAAGATGAACACGGACATCTTCCCGGACACCGTGCACCTGATGCGCAACATCGAACTCGTCACCGCCTACCTGCGCTCCAAGAACCAGGAGACGCTCGACATCGTCCCCACCAAGGACGGCGCGAGCTACATCGAAAACGAGGAGGTGGACGGCGCCTGGAGGATATACAAGTTCATCGAAGGCACCATCTCCTACAACCTCGTCCCCAACGCCGACGTGTTCCGCGAGTCCGGCGCCGCGTTCGGCGAGTTCCAGAACTTCCTGGCCGGCTTCGATGCCTCCCAGCTGACCGAGACCATCGCCCACTTCCACGACACGCCGAGCCGCTTCCGCGACTTCAAGGCTGCGCTGGAAGCCGACAAGATGGGCCGCGCCGAAACCTGCAAGCCGGAGGTCGACTTCTTCCTCGCCCACGAAGACCAGTACTCCCGCATCATGGACGGGCTGGCCGACGGCTCCGTTCCGCTGCGCGTCACCCACAACGACACCAAGCTCAACAACATCCTGATGGACGCGAAGACCGGCAAGGCCCGTGCCATCATCGACCTCGACACCATCATGCCGGGTTCCATGCTGTTCGACTTCGGCGATTCCATCCGCTTCGGCGCGTCCACCGCGCTTGAAGACGAGAAGGATCTCGACAAGGTCCACTTCAGCACCGAACTGTTCCGCGCCTACGCGGAGGGCTTCGTCGGCAAGGTGCGCGACAGCATCACCGACAAGGAGGCCGAGCTGCTCGCGTTCGCCGGCAACATGATGACGATGGAATGCGGCATGCGCTTCCTCGCCGACTACCTCGCCGGTGACACGTACTTCGCCACCAAGTACCCCGATCACAACCTCGTGCGCGCTCGCACCCAGATCAAGCTCGTGCAGGAGATGGAGCAGAAGGCCGACGAGATTCGCGCCATCGTCGACGACGTCATGGAAAGGACCGCCCGCTGA
- a CDS encoding carbohydrate ABC transporter permease, with product MTASITQAKGAAPKRAAAKPKRSKAFKRENRTGWAFMAPFAILFAFVFLLPIIWAVYSSFFRQVSQGGGLYGGGELVNEFVGFQNFQYVITSGKFWTGVGHVLLYTVVQVPIMIIAALALAMVIDSFVVKHVTGFRLGYFLPYAIPGVVASIIWVYLYNGQISPIVKGLESIGIHVDFFANNVVLGSMANITTWTFTGYNMLIFLAALQAIPHDLYEAARIDGANGFQVAMKIKLPNVRGAALLAMLLSIVGTIQLFNEPQIMSTADPGISKAYTPMMMAMNTSQGTLTPSGDGPASAIAIVMALIAGLLAVVYTLAERKVNE from the coding sequence ATGACTGCATCCATTACTCAGGCCAAGGGTGCCGCGCCGAAACGCGCCGCCGCAAAGCCAAAGCGCTCGAAGGCATTCAAGCGCGAGAACCGAACCGGCTGGGCGTTCATGGCGCCGTTCGCAATCTTGTTCGCCTTCGTGTTCCTCCTGCCCATCATCTGGGCCGTCTATTCCAGCTTCTTCCGTCAGGTCAGCCAAGGCGGCGGCCTCTATGGCGGCGGCGAACTGGTCAACGAGTTCGTCGGATTCCAGAACTTCCAATACGTCATCACTTCCGGCAAATTCTGGACTGGTGTCGGCCATGTGCTGCTCTACACCGTCGTCCAGGTGCCGATCATGATCATCGCCGCCCTTGCGCTGGCTATGGTCATCGATTCGTTTGTCGTCAAGCACGTTACCGGTTTCCGTCTGGGCTACTTCCTGCCCTACGCCATCCCCGGCGTCGTCGCCTCCATCATCTGGGTCTACCTGTACAACGGTCAGATTTCCCCAATCGTCAAGGGTCTGGAGTCCATCGGCATCCATGTCGACTTCTTTGCCAACAACGTTGTCCTCGGTTCCATGGCCAACATCACGACCTGGACGTTCACCGGTTACAACATGCTGATCTTCCTCGCCGCGCTGCAGGCCATCCCGCACGACCTGTATGAGGCCGCCCGCATCGATGGTGCCAACGGTTTCCAGGTCGCCATGAAGATCAAGCTGCCGAACGTGCGTGGCGCGGCGCTGCTCGCCATGCTGCTGTCCATCGTCGGCACCATCCAGCTGTTCAACGAGCCGCAGATCATGTCCACCGCGGATCCGGGCATCTCCAAGGCGTACACGCCGATGATGATGGCCATGAATACTTCGCAGGGAACGCTTACCCCGTCAGGTGACGGCCCCGCATCAGCCATCGCCATCGTCATGGCACTGATCGCAGGTCTGCTTGCCGTCGTGTACACCCTTGCTGAAAGGAAGGTGAACGAGTAA
- a CDS encoding carbohydrate ABC transporter permease: protein MSSATAEVRANKKRERRLEKQREAAQHDLPRSMRPSPAVKTLTVIVLVLALIYFLFPIYWAIIASTKTPSQMTSGNGLWFSVSLDQIPNAVATNYSKLLGWTRGNFWRWVLNSLIYSGVSALIGTIVSVMAGYATAKFNFRGKNVAIGIIMACMLMPAALLTIPQYSIFHALKLTNTMASIIIPCCVSPFGFFLGRTYAQSSVPDELLEAARIDGASEARIFFTIVLRLLAPAMVTIFLFLFVATWNNFLLPLMMVSSDTLKPVTLGLYGMVSLATFTDRGALMMGALLGVLPVIVIFLGLQRYWQSGLAAGAVKG from the coding sequence ATGAGCTCTGCAACCGCTGAAGTGCGCGCGAACAAGAAGCGCGAACGTCGTTTGGAGAAGCAGCGCGAGGCTGCACAGCACGATCTGCCCCGTTCCATGAGGCCGTCGCCTGCAGTCAAGACACTTACGGTCATCGTACTGGTGTTGGCGCTGATCTACTTCCTGTTCCCGATTTACTGGGCCATCATTGCGTCCACCAAGACGCCCTCCCAGATGACCAGCGGCAATGGCCTGTGGTTCTCCGTGTCGCTCGACCAGATCCCCAACGCCGTGGCCACCAACTACTCCAAGCTGCTCGGCTGGACCCGTGGCAACTTCTGGCGCTGGGTGCTGAACTCGCTGATCTACTCGGGCGTCTCCGCACTCATCGGCACCATCGTGTCCGTCATGGCCGGCTACGCCACCGCGAAGTTCAACTTCCGCGGCAAGAACGTCGCCATCGGCATCATCATGGCCTGCATGCTGATGCCTGCCGCCCTGCTCACCATCCCCCAGTACTCGATCTTCCACGCTCTGAAGCTGACCAACACGATGGCGTCCATCATCATCCCGTGCTGTGTCTCGCCGTTCGGCTTCTTCCTGGGCCGTACGTACGCCCAGAGCTCTGTGCCTGATGAACTGCTTGAAGCCGCCCGCATCGACGGCGCGAGCGAAGCCAGGATTTTCTTCACCATCGTGCTGCGACTTCTCGCCCCGGCAATGGTGACGATCTTCCTGTTCCTGTTCGTCGCCACGTGGAACAACTTCCTGCTGCCGTTGATGATGGTGTCCTCCGACACCCTCAAGCCGGTGACCCTGGGTCTGTACGGCATGGTGTCGTTGGCCACATTCACCGATCGCGGCGCCCTGATGATGGGCGCACTGCTCGGCGTGCTGCCGGTGATCGTGATCTTCCTCGGTCTCCAGCGCTACTGGCAGTCCGGCCTGGCCGCCGGCGCCGTCAAGGGCTGA
- the gnpA gene encoding 1,3-beta-galactosyl-N-acetylhexosamine phosphorylase produces MTSTGRFTLPSEENFAEKTKELAELWGADAIRNSDGTHLDESVLALGKKIYSAYFPTRAHNEWITLHMDETPQVYLLTGRVLAEADIVDVPLMDGFFEEQLKPNRDADPHKYWEVVDRTTNEVVDASLWTLDEDTDTVHVSGATPMHEYTVSFLAYIIWDPVEMYNHLTNGWGDKEHEIPFDIYHPATRKFVFDTFEQWLKDNPQVDVVRFTTFFYQFTLLFDQKQREKVVDWFGCACTVSPAALDDFEKEYGYRLRPEDFVDGGAYNSAWRVPRKAQRDWIDFLSGFVRTNVKKLADMSHEAGKEAMMFLGDQWIGTEPYKDGFEDLGLDAVVGSIGDGTTTRMIADIPGVKYTEGRFLPYFFPDTFYEGNDPSIEGLDNWRKARRAILRSPISRMGYGGYLSLAAKFPKFVDTVTHIADEFRDIHDRTGGVAAEGELNVAILNSWGKMRSWMAFTVAHALPNKQTYSYYGILESLSGMRVNVRFISFDDVLEHGVADDIDVIINGGPVDTAFTGGDVWKNPKLTETLRAWVRGGGAFVGVGEPSSLARFQAGRFFQLADVLGVDEERYQTLSVDKYFPAVTPEHFITADVHVDPAAREAWEKAGYRIPLSGCGGGQGIKPLGGIDFGEPIANTFPVNEDVTLLRADGGQVQLAVNEYGKGRGVYVSGLPYSAANARLLERALFWASHNEDKYTAYSSTNPECEVAVFPDAGQYCVINNTDRPQSTDVALPDGSVEHFDLDQSAIAWRNL; encoded by the coding sequence ATGACCAGCACTGGCCGCTTCACATTGCCCAGTGAAGAGAACTTCGCTGAAAAAACCAAGGAACTTGCTGAATTGTGGGGCGCTGATGCCATCCGTAATTCCGATGGCACACACCTTGACGAGTCCGTGCTCGCACTCGGCAAGAAGATCTACAGCGCCTACTTTCCGACCCGTGCACACAACGAGTGGATCACGCTGCACATGGACGAGACCCCGCAGGTGTACTTGCTCACCGGGCGCGTCCTGGCGGAAGCGGACATCGTGGATGTTCCCCTGATGGACGGCTTCTTCGAGGAGCAGCTCAAGCCGAACCGTGACGCCGACCCGCACAAGTACTGGGAAGTCGTGGACCGCACCACCAATGAGGTCGTGGATGCCTCCCTGTGGACGCTTGATGAGGACACCGATACCGTGCATGTCTCCGGCGCGACGCCGATGCACGAGTACACGGTCTCGTTCCTCGCGTACATCATCTGGGATCCGGTCGAGATGTACAACCACCTGACGAACGGGTGGGGCGACAAGGAGCACGAGATTCCGTTCGATATCTACCACCCGGCGACACGCAAGTTCGTGTTCGACACGTTCGAGCAGTGGCTCAAGGACAACCCGCAGGTGGATGTCGTGCGTTTCACGACGTTCTTCTACCAGTTCACGCTGCTGTTCGACCAGAAGCAGCGCGAGAAGGTCGTGGACTGGTTCGGCTGCGCCTGCACCGTGAGCCCGGCCGCGCTCGACGACTTCGAGAAGGAGTACGGCTACCGCCTGCGCCCCGAAGACTTCGTAGATGGCGGCGCCTATAACTCTGCGTGGCGCGTGCCGCGCAAGGCCCAACGCGACTGGATCGACTTCCTCTCCGGTTTCGTTCGCACCAATGTCAAGAAGCTCGCCGACATGTCGCACGAGGCCGGCAAGGAAGCGATGATGTTCCTGGGTGACCAGTGGATCGGTACCGAGCCGTACAAGGATGGTTTCGAGGATCTGGGCCTGGATGCTGTCGTCGGTTCGATCGGTGACGGCACCACGACCCGCATGATCGCGGACATCCCGGGCGTGAAGTACACGGAGGGTCGTTTCCTGCCGTACTTCTTCCCCGACACGTTCTACGAGGGCAACGACCCGAGCATCGAAGGTCTCGACAACTGGCGTAAAGCGCGTCGTGCCATCCTGCGTTCCCCGATTTCGCGTATGGGCTACGGCGGATACCTGTCGCTGGCCGCGAAGTTCCCGAAGTTCGTCGATACCGTCACCCACATCGCCGACGAGTTCCGCGACATCCATGACCGTACCGGTGGAGTCGCCGCCGAAGGCGAGCTCAACGTGGCGATTCTGAACTCGTGGGGCAAGATGCGTTCGTGGATGGCGTTCACGGTCGCCCACGCGCTGCCGAACAAGCAGACGTATTCGTATTACGGCATTCTGGAGTCGCTGTCGGGCATGCGCGTGAACGTGCGGTTCATCAGCTTCGATGACGTGCTGGAGCATGGCGTCGCCGACGACATCGACGTGATCATCAACGGTGGCCCGGTCGACACCGCGTTCACCGGTGGAGACGTGTGGAAGAACCCGAAGCTGACCGAGACCCTGCGTGCCTGGGTGCGCGGCGGCGGAGCATTCGTCGGCGTTGGAGAGCCCAGTTCGCTGGCCCGTTTCCAGGCTGGTCGTTTCTTCCAGCTGGCCGACGTGCTGGGCGTGGACGAGGAACGCTACCAGACGCTGTCGGTGGACAAGTACTTCCCGGCCGTCACGCCGGAGCACTTCATCACCGCCGACGTGCATGTCGATCCCGCCGCCCGCGAAGCGTGGGAGAAGGCCGGATACCGCATCCCGCTGTCGGGCTGCGGCGGTGGCCAGGGCATCAAACCGCTTGGCGGCATCGACTTCGGCGAGCCGATCGCGAACACGTTCCCGGTCAACGAGGACGTGACGCTGCTGCGTGCCGACGGCGGTCAGGTGCAGCTCGCGGTCAACGAGTACGGCAAGGGCCGCGGCGTATACGTCTCCGGTCTGCCCTATTCGGCCGCGAACGCCCGTCTGCTGGAGCGTGCCCTGTTCTGGGCCTCCCACAACGAGGACAAGTACACGGCATACAGCTCCACCAACCCCGAGTGCGAGGTCGCGGTGTTCCCCGATGCCGGCCAGTACTGCGTGATCAACAACACCGACCGTCCGCAGTCCACGGATGTGGCTCTGCCTGACGGTTCGGTCGAGCATTTCGACCTCGACCAGAGCGCCATCGCTTGGCGCAACCTCTGA
- a CDS encoding ROK family protein, translated as MTVQDTAQQTPADRFRVGIDIGGTKIEAVLVDPQDNVRNDVRIPARRGNAQVIDDVVSITHEVAGDLFDQVATVGIGIPGQVNPETGRVDNVVNLDIDTLELGTEAGKRLGIPVHVENDVNAAAVGAARMVGGSHPEGTIVFLNFGTGLAAGIVVDGVVQHGFSGAAGEIGHIPIDPNRFPCPCGQSGCLETVCSGASVGRHWPVEGKPPMPDLIECARRGEPDAQRILVMVTHAIVDAVQIVAQSYDPRMIIFGGGMAKTGQPLIDVTLDELRVRERTCPFLTGLHLGERIKLAQLDQPVGALGAAWAAPEA; from the coding sequence ATGACAGTGCAGGATACAGCACAGCAGACACCTGCCGACCGCTTCCGCGTCGGCATCGACATCGGCGGCACCAAGATCGAGGCCGTTCTCGTCGATCCGCAGGATAATGTTCGCAACGACGTGCGCATTCCCGCACGACGCGGCAACGCGCAGGTCATCGACGATGTCGTATCGATCACCCATGAGGTGGCCGGCGATCTGTTCGATCAGGTCGCCACGGTCGGCATCGGCATCCCCGGACAGGTCAATCCAGAAACCGGTCGTGTCGACAACGTCGTCAACCTCGACATCGATACGCTGGAGCTTGGTACCGAAGCGGGCAAGCGCCTCGGTATTCCCGTGCACGTCGAGAACGACGTCAATGCGGCCGCGGTCGGCGCCGCGCGTATGGTCGGCGGATCCCACCCCGAAGGAACCATCGTGTTCCTCAACTTCGGCACCGGACTCGCCGCGGGCATCGTCGTCGACGGCGTCGTCCAGCACGGTTTCAGCGGGGCCGCCGGCGAGATCGGCCATATCCCGATCGACCCGAACCGCTTCCCGTGCCCCTGCGGGCAGAGCGGCTGTCTTGAGACCGTGTGCTCCGGAGCGTCGGTCGGTCGCCACTGGCCGGTCGAAGGCAAGCCTCCGATGCCGGATCTCATCGAGTGCGCCCGTCGCGGCGAGCCTGACGCCCAGCGCATACTCGTCATGGTCACCCACGCCATCGTCGACGCCGTGCAGATCGTCGCACAATCCTATGACCCGCGCATGATTATCTTCGGCGGTGGCATGGCGAAGACCGGCCAGCCGCTCATCGACGTCACCCTGGACGAATTGCGCGTGCGCGAGCGCACCTGCCCGTTCCTGACGGGCCTGCATCTCGGCGAACGCATCAAGCTTGCGCAACTCGACCAGCCGGTCGGAGCGCTGGGCGCCGCGTGGGCCGCGCCGGAGGCCTGA
- the hisF gene encoding imidazole glycerol phosphate synthase subunit HisF, translating into MSLAVRVIPCLDVDAGRVVKGVHFENLRDAGDPVELAGEYYRQGADELTFLDVTASSSHRQTMIDVVSHTAEQVFIPMTVGGGVRTPEDVDSLLRCGADKVGVNTAAINDPTLISRVADRFGNQVLVLSVDARREQGEQHTQSGFEVTTMGGRKSTGIDAIWWVKRAEELGAGEILLNSMDADGTREGFDLEMIKAVRREVKIPIIASGGAGKAADFPPAIAAGADAVLAASIFHYGLVTIREVKQALRSAGYTVRL; encoded by the coding sequence ATGTCGTTGGCCGTCCGAGTCATTCCATGCCTAGATGTCGATGCGGGACGAGTGGTCAAGGGCGTGCATTTCGAGAACCTGCGTGATGCCGGCGACCCGGTCGAGCTGGCGGGGGAGTACTACCGTCAGGGTGCCGACGAGCTGACCTTTCTGGACGTGACCGCCTCCAGCTCGCACCGCCAGACCATGATCGACGTGGTCAGCCACACCGCAGAGCAGGTGTTCATCCCGATGACCGTCGGCGGAGGCGTGCGTACTCCCGAGGACGTCGACTCGCTGCTGCGTTGCGGCGCCGACAAGGTGGGCGTCAACACCGCAGCCATCAACGACCCGACGCTGATCAGCCGCGTCGCCGACCGATTCGGCAATCAGGTGCTGGTGCTGTCGGTCGATGCCCGCCGCGAGCAGGGCGAACAGCATACGCAGTCCGGGTTCGAGGTGACCACGATGGGTGGGCGCAAGTCCACCGGCATCGACGCGATCTGGTGGGTCAAGCGGGCCGAGGAACTGGGCGCTGGCGAGATCCTGCTCAACTCGATGGACGCGGACGGCACCCGTGAGGGCTTCGATCTGGAGATGATCAAGGCAGTGCGCCGCGAGGTCAAGATACCGATCATCGCCTCCGGTGGCGCGGGCAAGGCCGCTGATTTTCCCCCGGCCATCGCCGCCGGTGCGGATGCGGTGCTCGCCGCGTCGATCTTCCATTACGGTCTGGTGACCATCCGCGAGGTCAAGCAGGCGCTTCGGTCCGCGGGATACACGGTTCGCCTGTGA
- the trpE gene encoding anthranilate synthase component I produces the protein MSERRIDDAGVAGGLHDDGAACSVEHLEWGGTWPDRAQFHRLADAGYRVVPIVRRLLADSLTPVGFYERLAGGRSGTFILESAEYGGSWSRYSFIGVNSIAQLRSDHGKANWLGQVPAGVPTEGDVIEVAHAALKVLKAPHVAGLPNLTSGLVGSVGWDAIRHWEPKLRAEAPDETGQPEVTLALATDIAVVDHVSGSVWLIANAVNVDDRPTRADAAYDEAIERLDAMQRKAATPVAGEARVSVLDRSLPQPQLRFRTAKAEYERWVEETKRHIVDGDVFQTVISQRLDLDSPADPFDVYRVLRTLNPSPYMYFMTLTDAEGRDFNVIGSSPETLIKVDNGHAMTFPIAGSRPRGATPEEDERLAKELLADPKERSEHIMLVDLSRNDLSKVCLPSSVEVVQLMDIKRFSHIMHICSTVTGTVDPNLTTFDVFMSAFPAGTLSGAPKPRAIEIIDELEAADRGIYGGTVGYFDFSGNMDMAIAIRTAFLRDHQASVQAGAGLVLDSVPATEWQETRSKAEASVEAIQIAAQLRSVE, from the coding sequence ATGAGCGAGCGGCGTATTGACGATGCCGGTGTGGCCGGCGGCCTGCACGATGATGGGGCCGCGTGCAGTGTCGAGCATCTCGAATGGGGCGGCACATGGCCGGACCGCGCCCAGTTCCATCGGCTTGCCGACGCCGGATACCGTGTGGTTCCCATCGTGCGGCGACTGCTCGCCGATTCGTTGACGCCCGTGGGCTTTTACGAGCGTCTCGCCGGGGGCCGTTCGGGAACGTTCATTCTGGAATCGGCGGAATACGGCGGTTCCTGGAGCCGATACAGCTTCATCGGCGTCAATTCGATAGCTCAACTGCGCTCCGATCACGGCAAGGCGAACTGGCTCGGCCAGGTGCCGGCCGGAGTGCCCACTGAGGGTGACGTGATTGAGGTGGCCCATGCCGCGCTCAAGGTGCTCAAGGCGCCGCATGTGGCCGGACTGCCGAACCTGACCAGCGGACTGGTCGGCTCCGTCGGCTGGGATGCCATCCGCCATTGGGAGCCCAAACTGCGCGCCGAGGCGCCGGATGAGACCGGCCAGCCGGAGGTGACGCTGGCCTTGGCCACCGACATCGCAGTGGTCGACCATGTGTCCGGCTCGGTGTGGCTGATAGCCAATGCGGTGAACGTCGACGACCGGCCGACCCGCGCCGATGCCGCGTATGACGAGGCCATCGAACGGCTGGATGCCATGCAGCGCAAGGCCGCCACGCCGGTGGCGGGGGAGGCCCGCGTGAGCGTGCTTGACCGAAGCCTGCCCCAGCCCCAGCTGCGGTTCCGCACCGCCAAGGCCGAGTATGAGCGCTGGGTGGAGGAGACGAAGCGGCACATCGTCGACGGCGATGTGTTCCAGACGGTGATATCCCAGCGTCTGGATCTGGATTCGCCGGCTGACCCGTTCGACGTGTACCGTGTGCTGCGCACGCTCAACCCCAGTCCGTACATGTATTTCATGACGCTCACCGACGCCGAGGGACGCGATTTCAACGTGATCGGTTCCAGCCCCGAGACGCTGATCAAGGTCGACAACGGGCATGCGATGACTTTCCCGATCGCCGGTTCCCGTCCGCGCGGCGCCACCCCGGAAGAGGATGAGCGCCTTGCCAAGGAATTGCTCGCCGATCCGAAGGAGCGCAGCGAGCACATCATGCTCGTCGACCTGTCGCGCAACGACTTGAGCAAGGTCTGCCTGCCCAGCAGCGTCGAGGTCGTGCAGCTGATGGACATCAAGCGTTTCAGCCACATCATGCACATCTGCTCGACGGTCACTGGCACGGTCGATCCGAACCTGACCACGTTCGACGTGTTCATGTCGGCGTTCCCGGCGGGCACGCTGTCCGGAGCTCCCAAGCCCCGCGCGATCGAGATCATCGACGAGCTGGAGGCGGCCGACCGAGGCATCTACGGCGGGACAGTCGGCTATTTCGACTTCTCCGGCAATATGGACATGGCCATCGCCATCCGCACCGCCTTCCTGCGCGATCATCAGGCCAGCGTGCAGGCCGGCGCCGGTCTCGTGCTCGATTCGGTGCCCGCCACCGAATGGCAGGAGACGCGAAGCAAGGCCGAAGCCAGTGTCGAGGCCATCCAGATAGCAGCGCAGTTGCGTAGCGTCGAGTAG